A stretch of DNA from uncultured Fibrobacter sp.:
AGGCGCCGAACTGGAGTGCCGACGGAAAGTTCCTGACTTACAACAGCGAAGGTCGGATTTACAAGTACGAACTCGAGAGTGGCTCGATTACCGAAGTGCCGAGTTTCTTTGTGGATAACTGCAATAACGACCACGTGCTCGCTTCTGATGGTTCGGGCCTTTATGTAAGCCACCACACTAAAGAAGATGGCCTTTCGCGCATTTACAAGATTTACTTTGACGGCCGCATGCCGGAACTGGTGACGCCTCTTGCACCGAGTTACTTGCACGGCATTACGACCGATGGCAAGACGCTAGCCTACTGCGCCGAACGCAATGGTGAATACGACATCTACACGATTCCTGCCGCGGGCGGTAACGAGACGCGGCTTACAAGCGCCCTCGGGCTAAACGACGGCCCGGAATATGACTGCGACGGCGAATACATCTGGTTTAATTCGGTGCGCACGGGGCGTATGCAGGCCTGGCGCATGAAGGCCGACGGTTCCGAGCAGACGCAGATGACCGATGACCCGCATTGGAATACCTGGTTCCCGCATATTTCGCCAGACCGCAAGAAGGTGGTCATGATCGCATATCACGAAAGTGATGTGCGCCCGGGCGACCATGTTCCGAATAAAGATGTCGAAATCCGCCTGATGACAGGCAGCGATGCAAGCGGCTGGAGCAAGCCGCGCACGTTGTTGAGATTGTTTGGCGGCCAGGGCACGATTAACGTGAATTCCTGGGCGCCCGATAGCCGCAGGTTCGCCTTTGTGAGCTACGGCTTGGAATAAACAATCCGCTAGTCTATAATTTCTTGCTGGCCTTGGCGCGTTCTGCCTTTACGGTTTGTACCGCTGCCTTGAGCGCATCCTTTTTGGCCTGCTCCTCTTCGGGAGTGGGCTTTGTATCTTCCAAAAGGCGGTCGGCCCATTCGTCCCAGAAGCGGCAACGTTCGCCTTCAAGCTTCATCTTCGCGAACTTGACCGGTTCGGTTTCGACGGCGAGCGTCACGACTGATTCCTTGTAGGCCTGCGGAAGGCCTGCCACGTGAGCCATGCGCTGCTTGAGTTCGGCCACGGTAGCGTCCAGAATATCGACTTCGAAACGGCGCTCGATATAGCGGCGGGTAATGAATCCGAGGGCCATAAAGTAGTCGCCTTGATTGCCTTCGGCGAGGTAATTCTTCTGGCGGAGTTCCTTGAGGGCAAGCACCGCTTCTTCGTACGGCGGGAGCCTGGGAGCGGCACCTGCATTTGCAAACTTTTTATGCAAGAACCAGCCGAGGAACACGAGCAACAGCACGCCTACCACAATCAGCACAATGTAAAGCCACTGCGGGAGTCGCGGGTCGTCGAGCGGGTCTTCGACTTCGATAATGTCTTCTTCTTCGCCGGTGGTGCGGGTAGAAACCTTGACGGCCACGGGGTCGGTGCTTGTCTTGACGGTGTCGCTACCGACTACGGCGCTCACTTGCTGCGGTGCGATCAGGAAGTCGCCGCTCACGAAGGTGTTGAGCGTTGCAAGCCACACGAACTTGGCGGTGCCTTTGGGCATGCCTTCGGTTACCTTTTCGTTCTTCATTTCTTTGACTTCGAAACTGCCGAGGTTTCCGACAAAGCTCGGCAAGTCGACTGCTGCGTTTTCGGGGGCCACCACCTGGATTTCGTAATTGAACATGTCGCCCACGAACACCTGGGCGTTATCGACGTTCGCCTTGACCGATACATCGAAGGCGAGGGCGCTTGTGGCACAAAATGCGATTGCAGTAAAAAGAATTGCGAGAGAGCTAGAAATTCGAGACATATAAACCTCTGTACTCAAGAATATACAAATTTTGGGGTGTGCGGGGCAACTTTGGCGGGTTGTTTATCTATATTCGCAAGGGCTTATGCTTTGGCGAAGAATTTGCAAATTGGTGATTGTTTCGGTGCTGTTTGGTGCCGCGTTCGCTGTTGCAGATGATTCTGCCGACAGCTCTGCTGTCAAGACGGATTCCGTTGCGGTGGCTGATAGCACAGGGCTCAAGACTTCGCGCGAGGGTACGCTTTCGATAGTTTCTCTTTTGTTGCCGCACAATTCGCTCAAGAATTCAGAGACTTTGCACAACTGGCCGTTTTTTGCGTTTGCGGTGCCCGCGTACACGTACCATTTTAAGGTGCAGCAGGATTTCGGCAAACTGCTGAGCTTTAAGGGCCTGGCGGCAGGCGATGTGAACTTTGCCGGGGTTGGCCTAAAACTGGATGCCGCAATCGAGTTGATGCACTTGCTGGAACTGGGTGCCGAGGCGAATACGGGGACGGCGCTGAACTATGGCGAAACCGCGACATTCATGGGCGTGTACGATACTGAAAAAAGGAACTACCGGCAAGATGCTATGTTTACGGAGTACGCATACGGCATGCGTTACCATACGGCGCTCACGATTCCGTTGCTTGCATTTTTGCCCAAGAGTGATTGGACCAAGATTATTTTGAAGGGAACGGCGGAACTTCGGTATTCTGCATATACGGGCGCCGAAGATAAAGAGGTGTGGAAAGCCGGCAACGAAAACATGGTGAACGGCTTTAAGTACAAGTACGGCGGTACGCTCATTTACATGATGCCGTTCGAGCGCGTGCCTATGGCCATGCTTTCGGTGAATGCGAGCGGCTTCAAGCACGAATATGATTTTGACAAAGCGTACAAGGATTACAATCCGAGCTTTGTAACGGTGAGTATAACTCCGATGGCTTCGATCAAGGTGAGCGAAAAATGGAACGGCATGCTTATGGCGTCTGTCTCGCGCGACCGCAAATTTGAAAATCACCGTTACCCGACAACCGAGGAATTGTTGCAAAAGCAGGTGGGGAGCGAATGGGATTTGCGCACGGTCATGTTTATCATGAGTCGGAAATTCTAGATTTTGTCTCACAAAATGGAGATGCCCGCTGTTGCGGGCATGACAGAAAACATGAATATTGCCTTAATTATCTACTTGGTGTTTTTGATTGTGATTGCGGTGCGCAGTGCGCGGCGCGTAAAGGACATTCCGGATTTTTTCGTGGCGCGCAAAGGGGCGTCGGCGAAGGCGGTAGCCGGTAGCCTTGTCGCGACGATTCTTGGCGGGTCGGCCGTGATTGGCGCCGTCGATAGCGGCGCAAAACTCGGCGGGGCCGCGAGCTGGTTCATGCTGGTGGGTGCGCTTGGTTTGTTGGCGCTGATTCCGTTTGCGGGTCGTGCCTACAGCCATGGCAAATACGCGCTGCCGGACTTGGTCGAAAACTTGTACGGCAAGGGCCCGCGACTGGTTGCCTCTTTTGTGATTCCGGTTGCATGGACTGGCATTGTGGCGGCCCAGATTATTGCGGCAGCCAAGCTCCTGATGACGTTTACCTCGATGACTTACATTACGGCGGCGATTGTGTCGGCGGCGGTGTTTACGGGTTACACGCTTGCGGGCGGCCAGGTTTCGATTTTGCGCACCGACTTTTTGCAGGCATGCCTGATTATCGCGGGTCTCTTGTTGCTTGCGGGCTTTGCGAAGTTTGGCGGTGGCGAGTTTGGCAGTGTGGTGGTAAGCGCTACGACTAGCGTGGCGCCCAAGTTCCCGTTCAATACGAACTTCACACCGCTCGACTTGTTCCTTTTGATTCTCACTTACGGTACCACGTATACGGCAGGCCCGGACATTTACAGTCGCATGTTTTGCGCGAAAGATGCCGCAACGGCCAAGAAGGCAATCGGCATGGCGGCATGTGTCTTGATTCCCGTTGCATTCGTAATCGGCTTCTTGGCAGTTTACGGCGTGAGCCTCGCAGGGGTACAGGGCGCCCGTATTACGGCGATTGCAAATGCGGTATTGCCGCCGGCACTTTTGCCGATATTTGCGCTTGCGCTTTTGAGCGTGGTGCTGAGCAGTGCCGATACCACGCTTTTGAGCAGTTCCATTATCATTAACGGATTATGCCGCAAGCCTTCGCTGCTCCAGGCCCGCGTGGTGATCTTGATGAACGGTTTGCTTGCCTTGATTCTGGCGCTTGTATTCACCGACATTATTGGCACGCTCCTGTTGGCGCTTGCAGTTTATGCGGGTGCGTTTACAGTGCCGATTCTGTGGGGACTTTTGGGCCTTAAGGCAAAACCCAAGTTTGTGGGAACTGCCATTGTGGCGGGTGGAATCTTGGCGCTTGCGGGTAAACTGTGTCCGGCATTACCGGGTTCGCTTGGCCAGCATACCGGGGACATCTTGATGATTGCCGCGTTCGCGGTGAATGCGATTATCCTTGCGCTTGGCCGTGTTCACCCGC
This window harbors:
- a CDS encoding TolB family protein, translating into MDKLRESWGVSYPFEQSPGEVWDRSGNKSFLQVYDIETGKTTLLKEFDKVIEAPNWSADGKFLTYNSEGRIYKYELESGSITEVPSFFVDNCNNDHVLASDGSGLYVSHHTKEDGLSRIYKIYFDGRMPELVTPLAPSYLHGITTDGKTLAYCAERNGEYDIYTIPAAGGNETRLTSALGLNDGPEYDCDGEYIWFNSVRTGRMQAWRMKADGSEQTQMTDDPHWNTWFPHISPDRKKVVMIAYHESDVRPGDHVPNKDVEIRLMTGSDASGWSKPRTLLRLFGGQGTINVNSWAPDSRRFAFVSYGLE
- a CDS encoding sodium:solute symporter, which codes for MEMPAVAGMTENMNIALIIYLVFLIVIAVRSARRVKDIPDFFVARKGASAKAVAGSLVATILGGSAVIGAVDSGAKLGGAASWFMLVGALGLLALIPFAGRAYSHGKYALPDLVENLYGKGPRLVASFVIPVAWTGIVAAQIIAAAKLLMTFTSMTYITAAIVSAAVFTGYTLAGGQVSILRTDFLQACLIIAGLLLLAGFAKFGGGEFGSVVVSATTSVAPKFPFNTNFTPLDLFLLILTYGTTYTAGPDIYSRMFCAKDAATAKKAIGMAACVLIPVAFVIGFLAVYGVSLAGVQGARITAIANAVLPPALLPIFALALLSVVLSSADTTLLSSSIIINGLCRKPSLLQARVVILMNGLLALILALVFTDIIGTLLLALAVYAGAFTVPILWGLLGLKAKPKFVGTAIVAGGILALAGKLCPALPGSLGQHTGDILMIAAFAVNAIILALGRVHPRVI